A genomic window from Salvelinus alpinus chromosome 10, SLU_Salpinus.1, whole genome shotgun sequence includes:
- the LOC139531553 gene encoding thiamine pyrophosphokinase 1-like isoform X2 yields MVMDEEFTPLDCLLAIGTQNMCLIILNQPLEKDYLHTQKCRLIETADQELTDFTKCPAIMEREIKRQPLQLNHSPHSCIRLPLHLLHRL; encoded by the exons ATGGTCATGGATGAGGAATTCACTCCTTTAGATTGTCTGCTAGCTATAG GCACACAGAACATGTGTCTGATCATTCTCAACCAGCCTTTGGAAAAAGACTACCTGCACACACAG AAGTGTCGGTTGATAGAGACAGCAGATCAGGAACTGACTGACTTCACTAAATGTCCGGCCATCATGGAGAGGGAGATCAAAAGACAACCGCTTCAG CTCAACCACAGTCCTCACAGCTGCATTCGTCTGCCCCTGCACCTGCTACACCGGCTGTGA
- the LOC139531553 gene encoding thiamine pyrophosphokinase 1-like isoform X3 produces MVMDEEFTPLDCLLAIGTQNMCLIILNQPLEKDYLHTQKCRLIETADQELTDFTKCPAIMEREIKRQPLQVYKSSVAVLKDCA; encoded by the exons ATGGTCATGGATGAGGAATTCACTCCTTTAGATTGTCTGCTAGCTATAG GCACACAGAACATGTGTCTGATCATTCTCAACCAGCCTTTGGAAAAAGACTACCTGCACACACAG AAGTGTCGGTTGATAGAGACAGCAGATCAGGAACTGACTGACTTCACTAAATGTCCGGCCATCATGGAGAGGGAGATCAAAAGACAACCGCTTCAG GTATACAAATCATCTGTAGCAGTGTTGAAAGACTGCGCTTGA